A single window of Luteipulveratus halotolerans DNA harbors:
- the nadD gene encoding nicotinate-nucleotide adenylyltransferase, whose protein sequence is MTVRLGVMGGTFDPIHHGHLVAASEVQSLLDLDEVVFVPTGQPWQKADKDVSPAEHRYLMTVIATASNPRFTVSRVDIDRPGPTYTLDTLKDLRAQRPDAELFFITGADALAQILSWKGVDEMWDLAQFIGVTRPGHVLSDDGLPKEHVTLKEVPAMSISSTDCRDRVADGEPVWYLVPDGVVQYIGKYNLYRPGAGELQED, encoded by the coding sequence CTGACCGTCCGGCTCGGGGTCATGGGTGGCACCTTCGACCCCATCCACCACGGCCACCTGGTCGCGGCGAGCGAGGTGCAGTCTTTGCTCGACCTCGACGAGGTGGTCTTCGTGCCGACCGGGCAGCCGTGGCAGAAGGCCGACAAGGACGTCAGCCCTGCTGAGCACCGTTATCTGATGACGGTGATCGCGACGGCGTCCAACCCTCGGTTCACGGTCAGCCGGGTTGACATCGACCGCCCTGGGCCGACCTACACCCTCGACACGCTCAAGGACCTGCGCGCGCAGCGCCCGGACGCCGAGCTGTTCTTCATCACCGGCGCCGACGCACTCGCACAGATCCTGTCCTGGAAGGGCGTGGACGAGATGTGGGACCTCGCGCAGTTCATCGGGGTGACGCGCCCGGGGCATGTGCTGTCCGACGACGGACTGCCCAAGGAGCACGTGACTCTCAAGGAGGTTCCTGCGATGTCGATCAGCTCCACTGACTGCCGCGACCGGGTCGCCGACGGCGAGCCGGTCTGGTACCTCGTGCCCGACGGTGTCGTCCAGTACATCGGTAAGTACAACCTCTACCGGCCCGGTGCCGGAGAGCTTCAGGAGGACTGA
- a CDS encoding Rne/Rng family ribonuclease: MTLDFSDQSDTSDEQQDDTAAEAVEQETDEATETADTSAPAAGGGASAFGLLFQAPEPVRVPRRTEVVLDKDTTDQDDQDDDTERSSDGPDDNDADDQGTQGSRRRRRGGRGRRGGARDDQQDSESSSGTDGDATPGRGKGKNTAQDTQDAETTEDGEQEADVSDKDSASGDEDTSGGSRRRTRRRRRSGSAGSESDDPPGTVTKVREPRKGRDEVTSIKGSTRLEAKKQRRREGREAGRRRTVITEAEFLARRESVERTMVVREAQGRTQIGVLEDGVLVEHYVSRETQQASMAGNVYLGRVQNVLPSMEAAFVDIGRGRNAVLYAGEVNWDAAGLEGQPKRIENALKSGESVLVQVTKDPIGHKGARLTSQISLPGRYLVYVPGNSMTGISRKLPDTERARLKKILKEVVPEDAGVIVRTAAEGASEAELKADVERLTKIWEKIQKKSQSASAPSLLHGEPDLTVRVIRDVFNEDFAKLIVSGDHAWEQVSDYVGSVAPDLADRLEKWTGEKDVFAVNRVDEQLAKAMDRKVWLPSGGSLIIDRTEAMTVIDVNTGKFVGSGGNLEETVTKNNIEAAEEIVRQMRLRDIGGIIVVDFIDMVLESNRDLVVRRLLECLGRDRTKHQVAEVTSLGLVQMTRKRVGTGLIEVFSEQCEHCGGRGIIVHDHPVDKGGNGAGGSGGGNSGNGGSKKSRGKNKDQQAKQPQQSESEEATEKVDSNGRTAAQIAAAAHAAALSAGGDKDEADTAVEASVAEPPAVTPSVSAPGPVSEAPARRPRRKRARVVAPAGPPGAATTTVETASGTDGESPAAD, from the coding sequence TTGACCCTCGACTTTTCGGATCAGTCCGACACCTCGGACGAACAGCAGGACGACACCGCTGCAGAGGCGGTTGAGCAGGAGACCGACGAGGCCACCGAGACGGCCGACACCTCGGCCCCTGCGGCCGGTGGTGGCGCATCAGCGTTCGGTCTGCTCTTCCAGGCCCCCGAGCCGGTGCGCGTGCCGCGTCGCACCGAGGTCGTGCTCGACAAGGACACGACCGACCAGGACGACCAGGACGACGACACCGAGCGCAGCAGCGACGGCCCCGACGACAACGACGCGGACGACCAGGGCACCCAGGGCTCACGCCGGCGCCGCCGCGGCGGTCGCGGTCGCCGCGGTGGTGCGCGTGATGACCAGCAGGACTCCGAGTCCTCGAGCGGCACCGACGGTGACGCCACCCCCGGTCGAGGCAAGGGCAAGAACACCGCTCAGGACACGCAGGACGCCGAGACGACCGAGGACGGCGAGCAGGAGGCCGACGTCTCGGACAAGGACTCCGCCTCCGGCGACGAGGACACCTCGGGGGGCTCTCGCCGACGTACGCGTCGTCGTCGCCGCAGCGGTTCCGCCGGCTCCGAGAGCGACGACCCGCCCGGCACCGTGACCAAGGTCCGCGAGCCCCGCAAGGGTCGCGACGAGGTGACCTCCATCAAGGGCTCCACCCGCCTGGAGGCCAAGAAGCAGCGACGTCGTGAGGGTCGCGAGGCCGGCCGTCGTCGTACGGTCATCACCGAGGCGGAGTTCCTCGCCCGGCGCGAGAGCGTCGAGCGCACGATGGTCGTCCGCGAGGCGCAGGGCCGCACCCAGATCGGTGTGCTCGAGGACGGCGTGCTCGTCGAGCACTACGTCTCGCGCGAGACCCAGCAGGCGTCGATGGCCGGCAACGTCTACCTCGGCCGGGTCCAGAACGTCCTGCCCAGCATGGAGGCCGCGTTCGTCGACATCGGTCGCGGCCGCAACGCCGTCCTGTACGCCGGCGAGGTCAACTGGGACGCCGCCGGTCTGGAGGGCCAGCCCAAGCGCATCGAGAACGCGCTGAAGTCCGGTGAGAGCGTCCTGGTCCAGGTCACCAAGGACCCGATCGGTCACAAGGGAGCGCGGCTCACCTCGCAGATCTCTCTGCCCGGCCGCTACCTGGTGTACGTCCCCGGCAACTCGATGACCGGCATCTCGCGCAAGCTGCCCGACACCGAGCGCGCCCGCCTGAAGAAGATCCTCAAGGAGGTCGTGCCCGAGGACGCCGGCGTCATCGTCCGCACGGCTGCTGAGGGTGCGAGCGAGGCCGAGCTCAAGGCCGATGTCGAGCGCCTCACCAAGATCTGGGAGAAGATCCAGAAGAAGTCGCAGTCGGCGTCCGCGCCGTCACTGCTACACGGTGAGCCCGACCTGACGGTGCGGGTCATCCGTGATGTGTTCAACGAGGACTTCGCCAAGCTGATCGTCTCGGGCGACCACGCCTGGGAGCAGGTGTCGGACTACGTCGGCTCGGTCGCTCCCGACCTCGCCGACCGGCTCGAGAAGTGGACCGGTGAGAAGGACGTCTTCGCCGTCAACCGCGTTGACGAGCAGCTCGCCAAGGCCATGGATCGCAAGGTCTGGCTGCCGTCCGGCGGTTCGCTGATCATCGACCGCACCGAGGCCATGACGGTCATCGACGTCAACACCGGCAAGTTCGTGGGTTCGGGCGGCAACCTCGAGGAGACCGTCACCAAGAACAACATCGAGGCGGCCGAGGAGATCGTTCGTCAGATGCGCCTGCGCGACATCGGCGGGATCATCGTCGTCGACTTCATCGACATGGTGCTGGAGTCCAACCGCGACCTGGTCGTCCGGCGCCTGCTGGAGTGCCTGGGCCGCGACCGCACCAAGCACCAGGTCGCCGAGGTCACCTCGCTCGGTCTGGTCCAGATGACCCGCAAGCGGGTCGGCACCGGCCTGATCGAGGTGTTCTCCGAGCAGTGCGAGCACTGCGGAGGCCGCGGCATCATCGTCCACGACCACCCGGTCGACAAGGGCGGCAACGGTGCAGGCGGCTCCGGCGGCGGCAACTCCGGCAACGGGGGAAGCAAGAAGTCGCGCGGCAAGAACAAGGACCAGCAGGCCAAGCAGCCCCAGCAGTCCGAGTCGGAGGAGGCGACCGAGAAGGTCGACTCCAACGGTCGTACGGCCGCTCAGATCGCGGCTGCCGCGCACGCAGCGGCGCTGTCCGCCGGCGGCGACAAGGACGAGGCGGACACGGCCGTCGAGGCCAGCGTCGCGGAGCCGCCCGCGGTCACACCGTCGGTGAGCGCTCCTGGGCCGGTGTCCGAGGCACCCGCCCGGCGCCCGCGCCGCAAGCGCGCCCGGGTCGTCGCTCCCGCCGGGCCTCCCGGTGCAGCAACCACGACGGTCGAGACGGCCTCCGGCACCGACGGCGAGAGCCCCGCGGCCGACTGA
- the rpmA gene encoding 50S ribosomal protein L27, translating to MAHKKGASSTRNGRDSNAQRLGVKRFGGQLVNAGEIIVRQRGTHFHPGQNVGRGGDDTLFALSAGSVEFGTKGGRKVVNIVVNETAEPVEAIA from the coding sequence ATGGCACACAAGAAGGGTGCGTCCTCGACCCGCAACGGTCGTGACTCCAACGCACAGCGACTCGGCGTGAAGCGCTTCGGCGGTCAGCTCGTCAACGCCGGTGAGATCATCGTCCGCCAGCGCGGTACGCACTTCCACCCGGGCCAGAACGTCGGCCGTGGCGGCGACGACACGCTGTTCGCGCTGTCCGCCGGTTCGGTCGAGTTCGGCACCAAGGGCGGCCGCAAGGTCGTCAACATCGTCGTGAACGAGACGGCTGAGCCCGTCGAGGCGATTGCCTGA
- a CDS encoding DedA family protein, whose amino-acid sequence MSSGDSHTHDTEESAPAGLDGATSASEVAGEESVAEGREWWEDPRLPWKGKPSRTDLWCWGAISLIGIYGLVTLPLRPIILGLNPYALAAVNGSSIAMVDIGAGLRLGGEPHWWFGLLLATLSVMKFDWIFWWAGRLWGHGMIEVIAGRSRWAARTAHHAERLARRFGSVALFLVWFIPFVPSAIIYAFVGNARMSLKKFLLIDFLGALGNRTIYFYLGYRIGEPAKDVVDLIGKYSWYISIALIVGIFASSALRGRRSTPARR is encoded by the coding sequence GTGAGCTCAGGCGACAGTCACACACACGACACCGAGGAGTCGGCACCTGCCGGTCTCGACGGCGCCACCTCGGCGAGCGAGGTCGCCGGCGAGGAGTCGGTCGCCGAGGGCCGGGAGTGGTGGGAGGACCCGCGGCTGCCGTGGAAGGGCAAGCCGAGCCGCACCGACCTGTGGTGCTGGGGCGCCATCTCGCTGATCGGCATCTACGGTCTGGTCACGCTCCCGCTGCGACCGATCATCCTGGGGCTCAACCCCTACGCGTTGGCGGCCGTCAACGGCTCGTCCATCGCCATGGTCGACATCGGAGCCGGTCTGCGTCTGGGCGGCGAGCCCCACTGGTGGTTCGGTCTGCTGCTCGCGACGTTGTCGGTGATGAAGTTCGACTGGATCTTCTGGTGGGCCGGACGGCTGTGGGGCCACGGCATGATCGAGGTCATCGCCGGACGATCGCGCTGGGCGGCGCGTACGGCCCACCACGCCGAGCGGCTCGCGCGCCGGTTCGGGTCGGTCGCGCTCTTCCTGGTGTGGTTCATCCCGTTCGTGCCGAGCGCGATCATCTACGCCTTCGTGGGCAACGCACGGATGAGCCTGAAGAAGTTCCTGCTGATCGACTTCCTGGGCGCACTCGGCAACCGGACGATCTACTTCTACCTCGGCTACCGCATCGGAGAGCCGGCCAAGGACGTCGTCGACCTCATCGGCAAGTACAGCTGGTACATCTCCATCGCCCTCATCGTCGGCATCTTCGCGAGCAGCGCACTGCGCGGCCGACGCAGCACACCCGCGCGCCGCTGA
- the rsfS gene encoding ribosome silencing factor, protein MAATARAIDLARAAAAAAQDKLATDVMAIDVSDQLALTDVFVIASAESERQVSAVVDAVEERLHELQAKPIRREGQREGRWVLLDFGDIVVHVQHEEDREFYALERLWRDCPPIDLDEA, encoded by the coding sequence GTGGCTGCGACCGCACGCGCCATCGACCTGGCCCGCGCTGCAGCGGCCGCTGCCCAGGACAAGCTCGCCACCGATGTGATGGCGATCGACGTCAGCGACCAGCTCGCGCTCACCGACGTGTTCGTCATCGCCTCGGCGGAGAGCGAGCGTCAGGTGTCGGCCGTCGTCGATGCCGTCGAAGAACGCCTGCACGAGCTGCAGGCCAAGCCCATCCGCCGCGAGGGGCAGCGTGAAGGACGCTGGGTGCTGCTCGACTTCGGTGACATCGTCGTGCACGTCCAGCACGAGGAGGACCGCGAGTTCTACGCACTCGAGCGGCTGTGGCGCGACTGCCCGCCGATCGACCTCGACGAGGCATGA
- a CDS encoding glutamate-5-semialdehyde dehydrogenase — MQNSQARVDNAAKVARVASRRLALLPRADKDAALRALADAIEAGADDVVRANERDLTRGDAAGMPANLQDRLRLTPERVSGVADALRELAALPDPIGDVVRGSTLANGLQVRQIRVPMGVVGMIYEARPNVTVDAAGLGLKSGNAMILRGGSAAAATNAALVEIMRTTLARIGLPADTVQLLDGGREDVGALITARGLVDLVIPRGGADLIRTVVTQATVPVIETGVGNCHVYVDAEADLDMALAIAVNSKTHRPSVCNAAESLLVHQSVAADFLPKVLAELGGAGVLLHTDEQASLAAQAAGVSCEPVTDADWAAEHLAMELSVGVVPSLDAALDHIAQYGTQHTEAIVTQDRKAARRFTSEVDAAVVMVNASTRFTDGGEFGFGAEIGISTQKLHARGPMALQELTSTKWVVEGDGQVRV, encoded by the coding sequence ATGCAGAACTCTCAGGCCCGGGTCGACAACGCTGCCAAGGTCGCTCGCGTGGCGAGCCGAAGGCTGGCGCTGCTCCCGCGCGCCGACAAGGACGCCGCACTGCGCGCTCTCGCCGACGCCATCGAGGCCGGTGCCGATGACGTCGTGCGCGCCAACGAGCGCGACCTCACGCGTGGCGACGCGGCCGGTATGCCGGCCAACCTGCAGGATCGCCTGCGCCTCACGCCCGAGCGCGTCAGCGGCGTCGCCGACGCCCTGCGCGAGCTCGCCGCCCTTCCCGACCCGATCGGGGACGTCGTACGCGGCTCCACCCTCGCCAACGGTCTGCAGGTGCGGCAGATCCGCGTGCCGATGGGCGTGGTGGGCATGATCTACGAGGCGCGCCCCAACGTCACCGTCGATGCTGCCGGCCTGGGCCTGAAGTCCGGCAACGCGATGATCCTTCGGGGCGGCTCGGCCGCGGCCGCCACCAATGCCGCGCTCGTCGAGATCATGCGCACGACCCTCGCCCGGATCGGCCTGCCCGCCGACACCGTCCAGCTGCTCGACGGAGGACGCGAGGACGTCGGCGCGCTGATCACGGCTCGTGGTCTGGTCGACCTGGTCATCCCGCGCGGGGGCGCCGACCTGATCCGCACCGTCGTGACGCAGGCGACGGTGCCGGTGATCGAGACCGGTGTCGGCAACTGTCACGTCTACGTCGACGCCGAGGCCGATCTCGACATGGCCCTCGCGATCGCGGTCAACTCCAAGACGCACCGCCCGAGCGTGTGCAATGCGGCCGAGTCGCTCCTGGTCCATCAGTCGGTGGCCGCGGACTTCCTGCCCAAGGTCCTTGCCGAGCTCGGCGGCGCCGGCGTACTCCTGCACACCGACGAGCAGGCGAGTCTGGCCGCCCAGGCGGCCGGGGTGTCGTGCGAGCCGGTGACCGACGCCGACTGGGCTGCCGAGCACCTGGCGATGGAGCTGAGCGTCGGCGTGGTGCCGAGCCTGGACGCGGCACTGGACCACATCGCGCAGTACGGCACGCAGCACACCGAGGCGATCGTGACCCAGGACCGCAAGGCAGCACGGCGGTTCACCTCCGAGGTCGACGCCGCGGTCGTGATGGTCAACGCCTCGACGCGTTTCACCGACGGCGGTGAGTTCGGGTTCGGTGCCGAGATCGGTATCTCCACCCAGAAGCTGCACGCGCGCGGGCCGATGGCCTTGCAGGAGCTCACGAGCACCAAGTGGGTTGTCGAGGGTGACGGTCAGGTGCGCGTCTGA
- the rplU gene encoding 50S ribosomal protein L21, with the protein MYAIVRAGGRQEKVSVGDVLIIDKVNGEAGDSIDLTPLLLVDGDTITSDADKLAKVTVKAEVVKPEKGPKITIIKYKNKTGYRKRQGHRQPLTRVKVTAIES; encoded by the coding sequence GTGTACGCGATCGTTCGCGCGGGCGGCCGCCAGGAGAAGGTCTCCGTCGGCGACGTCCTCATCATTGACAAGGTCAACGGTGAGGCCGGCGACAGCATCGACCTCACGCCGCTCCTTCTCGTTGACGGCGACACCATCACCAGCGACGCCGACAAGCTCGCCAAGGTGACGGTCAAGGCCGAGGTCGTGAAGCCTGAGAAGGGCCCCAAGATCACGATCATCAAGTACAAGAACAAGACCGGTTACCGCAAGCGCCAGGGTCACCGCCAGCCGCTGACCCGCGTCAAGGTCACCGCGATCGAGTCCTGA
- a CDS encoding glycosyltransferase family 2 protein produces MTPELSVVVPMYNEEEVLPLFVDRLRPVLDDLDIAYEVVAVDDGSADQTPVLLQKFLRLWPQLRVVRLRANSGHQAAISAGLAAARGQWVATIDADLQDPPETLAAMLATGREQHADVVYGVRTDRSTDSAFKRTTARGFYKLMQVIGGDDLRMDAGDFRLMSRATVDAVNALPEHHRVLRLVIPTLGFPEAEVGYKRDHRAAGDSKYPLSKMLKLTLDSITGFSHAPLRLATWFGIGGFVVAFAMLIYAIGVKISGDPLSGWTSTVVIVAGFAALQLLCLGILGEYVGRIYTTQQARPTYYVAYDSLMATQTAPDLQVRGGRSQDSPTTAGAP; encoded by the coding sequence ATGACTCCGGAGCTGTCTGTCGTCGTACCCATGTACAACGAGGAAGAGGTCCTGCCCCTCTTCGTCGACCGCCTCCGCCCCGTCCTGGACGACCTCGACATCGCCTACGAGGTCGTCGCGGTGGACGACGGCTCGGCCGACCAGACCCCGGTCCTGCTGCAGAAGTTCCTGCGCCTGTGGCCCCAGCTGCGCGTCGTCCGCCTGCGCGCCAACTCCGGGCACCAGGCCGCCATCTCCGCCGGGCTGGCGGCCGCCCGCGGCCAGTGGGTCGCCACCATCGACGCCGACCTGCAGGACCCGCCCGAGACCCTCGCCGCGATGCTCGCCACCGGTCGCGAGCAGCACGCCGACGTCGTCTACGGCGTCCGCACCGACCGGTCCACCGACTCGGCGTTCAAGCGCACCACGGCCCGCGGGTTCTACAAGCTCATGCAGGTCATCGGCGGTGACGACCTGCGCATGGACGCCGGCGACTTCCGCCTCATGTCGCGCGCCACCGTCGACGCCGTCAACGCGCTGCCCGAGCATCACCGTGTGCTGCGTCTGGTCATCCCGACCCTCGGCTTCCCCGAGGCCGAGGTCGGCTACAAGCGCGACCACCGCGCGGCCGGCGACTCCAAGTACCCACTGTCCAAGATGCTCAAGCTCACCCTCGACTCCATCACCGGGTTCAGTCACGCACCGCTGCGGCTGGCCACCTGGTTCGGCATCGGCGGTTTCGTCGTCGCGTTCGCGATGCTGATCTACGCCATCGGGGTCAAGATCAGCGGCGACCCCTTGTCGGGCTGGACCTCGACCGTCGTCATCGTCGCCGGGTTCGCCGCCCTCCAGCTGCTGTGCCTGGGCATCCTCGGCGAGTACGTCGGCCGCATCTACACCACCCAACAGGCCCGCCCGACCTACTACGTCGCCTACGACTCACTCATGGCAACGCAGACCGCCCCGGACCTGCAGGTCCGAGGCGGTCGATCGCAGGACAGCCCGACTACGGCCGGCGCGCCCTGA
- the obgE gene encoding GTPase ObgE, translated as MATQFVDRVTLQVVAGNGGHGVASVHREKFKPLGGPDGGNGGRGGDVVLEVDLQSTTLLDYHRSPYRKATNGKPGAGDERNGADGQDLVLPVPEGTVVKDANGEIVADLVGGGTRFVVAHGGRGGLGNKALASPRRKAPGFALLGEPGEEHSIVLELKTLADVALIGFPSAGKSSLVSVMSAAKPKIADYPFTTLVPNLGVVTAGAERYTIADVPGLIPGASQGKGLGLEFLRHVERCSVLVHVIDCATLEPGRDPMSDLDTIERELAEYVPDASLGGKPLSERTRIVVLNKADVPDARELAEMVRPDLEARGLEVHVVSAVAHQGLKELSFALAKHVATARSEVEVAEPTRIVLRPKAVDDSGFEIRKERTADGEIFRIVGDRPTRWVRQTDFANDEAVGYLADRLNRLGVEEELFKAGAVPGSTVLIGPVDNAVVFDWEPTMAAGAELLGARGTDLRLDEHHRPTRAEKRDDFHSRKDAQREARESLQAEREAGIWTERPPVESDD; from the coding sequence ATGGCCACCCAGTTCGTGGACCGCGTCACGCTGCAGGTCGTGGCCGGCAACGGCGGTCACGGTGTCGCCTCGGTGCACCGCGAGAAGTTCAAGCCGCTCGGAGGACCTGACGGCGGCAACGGCGGGCGCGGCGGTGACGTCGTCCTCGAGGTCGACCTGCAGTCGACGACGCTGCTGGACTACCACCGCAGCCCCTACCGCAAGGCGACCAACGGCAAGCCGGGTGCGGGCGACGAGCGCAACGGTGCCGACGGCCAGGACCTGGTGCTGCCGGTGCCGGAGGGAACCGTCGTCAAGGACGCCAACGGCGAGATCGTCGCCGACCTGGTCGGTGGTGGCACGCGCTTCGTGGTCGCGCACGGTGGCCGGGGTGGTCTCGGCAACAAGGCACTGGCGTCGCCACGGCGTAAGGCGCCGGGCTTCGCACTGCTGGGCGAGCCGGGCGAGGAGCACAGCATCGTCCTGGAGCTGAAGACGCTCGCGGACGTCGCCCTGATCGGCTTCCCGTCAGCAGGCAAGTCCAGCCTGGTGTCGGTCATGTCGGCGGCCAAGCCCAAGATCGCCGACTACCCGTTCACGACGCTGGTGCCCAACCTCGGCGTCGTCACCGCGGGCGCCGAGCGCTACACCATCGCCGACGTCCCAGGGCTGATCCCCGGCGCGAGCCAGGGCAAGGGCCTCGGCCTGGAGTTCCTGCGGCACGTCGAGCGGTGCTCGGTGCTCGTGCACGTCATCGACTGCGCGACCCTGGAGCCCGGCCGCGACCCGATGAGCGACCTCGACACGATCGAGCGCGAGCTGGCCGAGTACGTCCCGGACGCCTCGCTCGGCGGCAAGCCCCTGTCCGAGCGCACCCGCATCGTCGTCCTCAACAAGGCCGACGTGCCCGACGCTCGCGAGCTCGCCGAGATGGTGCGCCCCGACCTGGAGGCCCGCGGGCTGGAGGTGCACGTCGTCTCGGCGGTCGCGCACCAGGGCCTGAAGGAGCTGTCCTTCGCGCTCGCCAAGCATGTGGCGACCGCGCGTTCGGAGGTGGAGGTCGCTGAGCCGACCCGCATCGTCCTGCGTCCCAAGGCCGTCGACGACAGCGGCTTCGAGATCCGCAAGGAACGCACCGCGGACGGCGAGATCTTCCGGATCGTCGGCGACCGGCCGACGCGATGGGTCCGTCAGACCGACTTCGCCAACGACGAGGCGGTCGGCTACCTCGCCGACCGGCTCAACCGCCTCGGTGTCGAGGAGGAGCTGTTCAAGGCCGGTGCCGTGCCGGGGTCCACCGTGCTCATCGGGCCGGTCGACAACGCGGTGGTCTTCGACTGGGAGCCGACGATGGCCGCCGGTGCCGAGCTGCTCGGCGCACGAGGCACCGACCTGCGCCTGGACGAGCACCACCGTCCGACGAGGGCCGAGAAGCGCGACGACTTCCACTCGCGCAAGGACGCCCAGCGCGAGGCGCGCGAGTCGTTGCAGGCCGAGCGCGAGGCCGGTATCTGGACCGAACGCCCGCCGGTCGAGTCCGACGACTGA
- the proB gene encoding glutamate 5-kinase translates to MSAEQTTTRAVIAAARRVVVKVGSSSLTDGAGALDPDRLGRLVDVLSARRAQGSEIVLVSSGAIAAGIRPLGLARRPRDLATQQAAASVGQGALLAAYTTSFGRHGHTVGQVLLTADDVTRRTHYTNARRTLERLLTLGVVPVVNENDTVATHEIRFGDNDRLAALVAHLVDADALVLLSDVDALYDGPPSRAGTSRIPQVRSLDDLDTVEIAGSGSSVGTGGMQTKVEAASIATSAGVPTVLTSADHAREALVGDDIGTLFHPTHGRGRARRLWLAHATTPRGRLVLDAGAVAAVSRRGKSLLPAGVVAVTGRFAAGDPVDLVDDQGEVVARGLVNYDATELPGMLGRTTHDLARELGAEYEREVVHRDDLVVLRSSAARSRHTRDSGRAGGELT, encoded by the coding sequence ATGAGCGCCGAGCAGACCACGACGCGCGCGGTGATCGCAGCCGCGCGCCGCGTCGTCGTCAAGGTCGGGTCGAGCTCGCTCACCGACGGTGCCGGTGCCCTGGACCCGGACCGGCTGGGTCGTCTGGTCGATGTGCTGTCGGCTCGACGCGCCCAGGGCAGCGAGATCGTGCTGGTCTCCTCGGGTGCGATCGCAGCGGGCATCCGTCCGCTCGGCCTGGCCCGTCGGCCCCGTGACCTCGCCACGCAGCAGGCTGCGGCCAGTGTCGGGCAGGGTGCTCTGCTGGCTGCCTACACCACCTCGTTCGGGCGGCACGGGCACACCGTCGGACAGGTGCTCCTGACGGCGGACGACGTCACCCGGCGTACGCACTACACCAACGCGCGCCGCACGCTGGAACGTCTGCTGACCCTGGGCGTTGTGCCGGTCGTGAACGAGAACGACACGGTGGCGACCCACGAGATCCGCTTCGGTGACAACGACCGGCTCGCGGCGCTGGTCGCCCACCTGGTCGACGCCGACGCGCTGGTCCTGCTCTCCGACGTCGACGCGTTGTACGACGGCCCGCCCAGTCGCGCCGGCACGAGCCGCATCCCACAGGTGCGTTCGCTCGACGACCTCGACACCGTCGAGATCGCCGGATCGGGGTCGTCGGTCGGCACCGGCGGGATGCAGACCAAGGTGGAGGCGGCGTCGATCGCGACATCGGCCGGCGTACCCACGGTCCTGACCTCCGCTGACCACGCGCGCGAGGCGCTCGTAGGAGACGACATCGGCACGTTGTTCCACCCGACCCACGGCCGCGGCCGGGCTCGTCGGCTCTGGCTCGCCCACGCGACGACGCCTCGCGGTCGGCTGGTCCTGGACGCCGGCGCCGTCGCGGCCGTCAGCCGTCGGGGCAAGTCGTTGCTGCCGGCCGGCGTCGTCGCCGTCACAGGTCGCTTCGCGGCCGGTGACCCGGTCGACCTGGTCGACGACCAGGGCGAGGTCGTCGCCCGCGGACTGGTCAACTACGACGCCACCGAGCTGCCCGGCATGCTCGGGCGGACCACGCACGATCTCGCCCGCGAGCTCGGCGCCGAGTACGAACGCGAGGTCGTCCACCGCGACGACCTCGTCGTGCTGCGCAGCAGCGCCGCACGGTCGCGACACACACGAGATTCCGGACGCGCGGGGGGAGAGCTCACGTGA
- a CDS encoding class I SAM-dependent methyltransferase — protein sequence MEGTEVRKLAQLEDKHWWYAERRHLLAKAISGMTPGRALDIGAAGGGNTRVLVEHGWSASPLEYGADGAEVAAERGLPVMRADAMRLPLQDEALDLVVAFDVLEHLEGDDACAQEVRRVLRPGGTFLVAVPADPRLWSAHDEAVGHVRRYTRETLLSLLQRNGFEIDSIESWMVLLRPAVALKRRSSSGSDLDDPPAVVNAALKGVVTLERYLPVKKLPGVSLVVRARRP from the coding sequence ATGGAAGGCACCGAGGTACGCAAGCTCGCCCAGCTCGAGGACAAGCACTGGTGGTACGCCGAGCGGCGTCACCTGCTCGCCAAGGCCATCTCGGGCATGACGCCCGGGCGCGCGCTCGACATCGGGGCGGCCGGTGGCGGCAACACCCGCGTGCTGGTCGAGCACGGCTGGTCGGCGAGTCCGCTGGAGTACGGCGCGGACGGCGCCGAGGTCGCCGCCGAGCGTGGCCTGCCCGTGATGCGCGCCGATGCCATGCGCCTGCCGCTGCAGGACGAGGCGCTCGACCTGGTCGTCGCGTTCGACGTGCTCGAGCACCTCGAGGGCGACGACGCGTGTGCCCAGGAGGTACGCCGGGTGCTGCGCCCCGGAGGGACCTTCCTGGTGGCGGTGCCGGCCGATCCGCGCCTGTGGTCCGCCCACGACGAGGCGGTCGGCCACGTCCGCCGCTACACCCGCGAGACCCTGCTCAGCCTGCTGCAGCGCAACGGCTTCGAGATCGACAGCATCGAGTCGTGGATGGTGCTGCTGCGTCCCGCCGTGGCCCTCAAGCGGCGTTCGAGCAGCGGCAGCGACCTGGACGACCCGCCGGCGGTGGTCAACGCTGCACTGAAGGGCGTCGTGACGTTGGAGCGCTACCTGCCCGTCAAGAAGCTGCCGGGTGTGAGCCTTGTGGTCAGGGCGCGCCGGCCGTAG